From Streptomyces sp. NBC_00775, one genomic window encodes:
- a CDS encoding HPr family phosphocarrier protein has product MAERRVNVGWAEGLHARPASIFVRAATASGIPVTIAKADGNPVNAASMLAVLGLGAQGGEEIVLASDAEGAEAALDRLAKLVAEGLEELPETV; this is encoded by the coding sequence ATGGCTGAGCGCCGCGTCAACGTCGGCTGGGCTGAGGGCCTCCACGCCCGTCCCGCCTCCATCTTCGTCCGGGCCGCCACGGCCTCCGGCATCCCCGTGACGATCGCCAAGGCCGACGGCAACCCCGTCAACGCGGCCTCCATGCTCGCGGTCCTCGGCCTGGGCGCCCAGGGCGGCGAGGAGATCGTCCTCGCCTCCGACGCCGAGGGTGCGGAAGCCGCCCTCGACCGTCTGGCGAAGCTGGTCGCCGAGGGTCTCGAGGAGCTCCCCGAGACCGTCTGA
- a CDS encoding GntR family transcriptional regulator: protein MRIPAHSVCTAIRDDIVAGVYERGSRLTEELLARRYGVSRVPVREALRTLEAEGFVVTRRHAGACVAEPTELEASDLLEMRMLLEPLGAARAAQRRTEAHLKVLRGLVRLGQERARRGHSEDLRSLGGWFHETLAQASGSPALTSTLGQLRHKIAWMYAVEAPANPAESWAEHGGIVDAVARGDSERARAITALHTERASAAHRLRFPGGGDRPERVRTSQHPVNMTGLRH, encoded by the coding sequence ATGCGTATTCCGGCGCACTCGGTATGCACGGCGATCCGTGACGACATCGTCGCGGGTGTCTACGAGCGAGGGAGCCGGCTCACCGAGGAACTGCTCGCGCGTCGCTACGGCGTCTCGCGCGTCCCGGTGCGCGAGGCGCTGCGCACGCTGGAGGCCGAGGGCTTCGTCGTGACCCGGCGGCACGCGGGCGCGTGCGTCGCGGAGCCCACCGAGCTGGAGGCCTCCGACCTGCTCGAGATGCGCATGCTCCTTGAGCCGCTGGGTGCCGCACGGGCCGCGCAGCGCCGTACCGAGGCCCACCTCAAGGTGCTCCGAGGCCTGGTCAGGCTGGGTCAGGAGCGGGCCAGGAGGGGCCACAGCGAGGATCTGCGCTCGCTGGGCGGCTGGTTCCACGAGACCCTCGCGCAGGCCTCCGGAAGCCCCGCGCTGACCTCCACGCTCGGCCAGCTGCGGCACAAGATCGCCTGGATGTACGCGGTGGAGGCGCCGGCCAACCCCGCGGAGTCCTGGGCGGAGCACGGCGGCATCGTGGACGCGGTCGCGCGCGGCGACAGCGAGCGGGCCAGGGCGATCACGGCCCTGCACACCGAGCGCGCCTCGGCCGCGCACCGGCTCCGGTTTCCCGGCGGCGGAGATCGTCCGGAACGTGTGAGGACTTCGCAACATCCCGTAAACATGACGGGCCTGCGGCATTAA
- a CDS encoding bifunctional acetate--CoA ligase family protein/GNAT family N-acetyltransferase has product MQTSSDRHEYPAHWEADVVLRDGGTARIRPITVDDAERLVSFYEQVSDESKYYRFFAPYPRLSAKDVHRFTHHDFVDRVGLAATVGGEFIATVRYDRINADGLPASAPADEAEVAFLVQDAHQGRGVASALLEHIAAVARERDIRRFAAEVLPANTKMIKVFTDAGYQQKRHFEDGVVRLEFDLEPTDRSLAVQRAREQRAEARSVQRLLAPGSVAVIGAGRTPGGVGRSVLTNLRDAGFTGRLYAVNKALQEKELDGVPAHRSIREIDEPVDLAVVAVPAPYVPEAVAECGEHGVQGLVVVSAGYAESGPEGRERQRELVRQARTYGMRIIGPNAFGVINTSPGVRLNASLAPEMPRPGRIGLFAQSGAIGIALLSRLHRRGGGVTGVTGVSTFVSSGNRADVSGNDVLQYWYDDPDTDVVLMYLESIGNPRKFTRLARRTAAAKPLVVVQGARHGGAAPQGHAVRATRLPHTTVSALLRQAGVIRVDTITELVDAGLLLARQPLPLGPRVAILGNSESLGLLTYDACLAQGLRPLPPLDLTTAASAEDFREALARALDDNGCDAVVVTAIPAVGETSAADEALAQALRSAAAAAPAKPVLVVHVELGGLAEALSAAASTAPQGAATAPGAAGGAQPPPPSAAPERGDPQRPAERLRTGEARAGAGTGVGAGAASDTAPPPAVGATPPTSGAVPPDPGATPPDSRLIPAYPAAERAVRALAEAVRYAQWRRDAAEPGKVPEFEDIDEKGAAGQIDGLLERGEGLTLGMEETCVLLGRYGIDVRRALPAPTPDDAVAAAGALGYPVALKTTAPHLRHRADLGGVRLDLADEEQLRRAYAELTELFGKPEELRPVVQAMAPRGVDTVVRAVIDPAAGAVLSFGLAGAASELLGDTAHRLIPVTDRDAASLVRSIRTAPLLFGWRGSAPVDTATLEELMLRVSRLVDDHPEVVAVSLEPVVVAPHGLSVLGATVRLARAPLRDDLGPRTLPVI; this is encoded by the coding sequence ATGCAGACCTCGTCGGACCGGCACGAGTACCCCGCTCACTGGGAGGCCGACGTGGTGCTGCGCGACGGCGGCACCGCACGCATCAGGCCCATCACCGTTGATGACGCCGAGCGTCTGGTCAGCTTCTACGAGCAGGTGTCCGACGAGTCGAAGTACTACCGCTTCTTCGCGCCGTATCCGCGCCTGTCCGCCAAGGACGTCCACCGCTTCACGCACCACGACTTTGTGGACAGGGTGGGTCTCGCGGCCACAGTCGGCGGCGAGTTCATCGCCACCGTACGCTATGACCGGATTAATGCCGACGGCCTGCCCGCCTCCGCGCCCGCCGACGAGGCCGAGGTCGCCTTCCTCGTGCAGGACGCCCACCAGGGCCGCGGCGTCGCCTCGGCCCTCCTGGAACACATCGCGGCCGTGGCGCGCGAGCGTGACATCCGCCGCTTTGCCGCCGAGGTGCTGCCCGCCAACACCAAGATGATCAAGGTGTTCACGGACGCCGGGTACCAGCAGAAGCGGCACTTCGAGGACGGCGTCGTACGCCTGGAGTTCGACCTCGAACCCACCGACCGCTCGCTCGCCGTGCAGCGCGCGCGGGAGCAGCGTGCCGAGGCCCGGTCCGTGCAGCGGCTGCTCGCACCCGGCTCCGTCGCCGTCATCGGCGCCGGCCGCACACCCGGCGGCGTCGGCCGCAGCGTCCTCACCAACCTCCGTGACGCCGGATTCACCGGCCGCCTGTACGCGGTGAACAAGGCGCTCCAGGAGAAGGAACTCGACGGAGTCCCCGCACACCGCTCCATCCGCGAGATCGACGAGCCCGTCGACCTCGCCGTCGTCGCCGTGCCCGCGCCGTACGTCCCCGAGGCCGTCGCCGAGTGCGGCGAGCACGGGGTGCAGGGGCTCGTGGTCGTCTCCGCCGGGTACGCCGAGAGCGGCCCCGAGGGGCGCGAGCGCCAGCGCGAGCTCGTCCGCCAGGCGCGTACGTACGGGATGCGCATCATCGGACCGAACGCCTTCGGAGTCATCAATACGTCCCCCGGCGTGCGGCTCAACGCCTCGCTCGCCCCGGAGATGCCGCGCCCCGGACGGATAGGCCTGTTCGCCCAGTCCGGCGCGATCGGGATCGCCCTGCTGTCCCGGCTGCACCGGCGCGGTGGCGGTGTCACGGGCGTGACCGGCGTGTCCACCTTCGTCTCCTCCGGGAACCGGGCGGACGTGTCCGGCAACGACGTGCTCCAGTACTGGTACGACGACCCGGACACCGACGTCGTCCTGATGTACCTCGAATCCATCGGCAACCCGCGCAAGTTCACCCGCCTGGCACGGCGCACGGCCGCGGCGAAGCCACTCGTCGTGGTCCAGGGGGCGCGCCATGGCGGGGCGGCTCCCCAGGGACATGCCGTACGGGCCACGCGGCTGCCGCACACCACCGTGTCGGCGTTGCTGCGGCAGGCCGGGGTGATCCGGGTCGACACGATCACCGAGCTCGTCGACGCGGGGCTTCTGCTGGCGCGCCAGCCGCTCCCTCTTGGGCCCCGGGTGGCGATCCTGGGGAACTCGGAGTCGCTGGGGCTGCTGACGTACGACGCGTGTCTGGCCCAAGGCCTGCGGCCGCTCCCGCCGCTGGATCTGACGACGGCGGCGTCGGCGGAGGATTTTCGCGAGGCGCTGGCGCGGGCGTTGGACGACAACGGGTGTGATGCCGTTGTCGTGACCGCCATACCGGCGGTGGGGGAGACGTCGGCTGCCGATGAGGCCTTGGCGCAGGCGCTCCGGTCCGCCGCCGCGGCGGCTCCGGCCAAGCCGGTGCTGGTGGTGCACGTGGAGCTGGGCGGGCTGGCGGAGGCGTTGTCGGCTGCTGCCAGTACCGCACCACAGGGAGCTGCGACGGCACCCGGCGCTGCAGGCGGTGCCCAACCTCCCCCACCCTCGGCTGCGCCCGAGCGGGGGGACCCCCAGCGCCCTGCGGAACGACTGCGCACCGGGGAAGCGAGAGCCGGAGCCGGAACCGGCGTCGGAGCCGGAGCCGCATCGGACACGGCACCTCCCCCCGCCGTAGGCGCCACCCCGCCCACCTCAGGCGCGGTCCCGCCCGACCCCGGCGCGACCCCTCCTGACTCCCGTCTCATCCCCGCCTACCCCGCCGCCGAACGAGCCGTTCGCGCTCTCGCTGAAGCCGTCAGATACGCCCAGTGGCGGCGCGACGCCGCTGAGCCCGGCAAGGTGCCCGAGTTCGAGGACATCGACGAGAAGGGGGCCGCAGGGCAGATCGACGGGCTGCTCGAGCGGGGCGAGGGGCTGACCCTCGGCATGGAGGAGACCTGCGTGCTGCTCGGGCGGTACGGCATCGACGTACGCCGTGCCCTGCCCGCGCCCACGCCGGACGACGCCGTGGCGGCCGCGGGCGCCCTCGGCTACCCCGTGGCCCTCAAGACCACCGCCCCGCATCTGCGGCACCGCGCGGACCTGGGCGGCGTACGGCTGGATCTGGCCGACGAGGAGCAACTGCGGCGGGCGTACGCGGAGTTGACCGAGCTGTTCGGGAAGCCGGAGGAGCTGCGGCCCGTCGTGCAGGCGATGGCACCGCGCGGGGTCGACACGGTCGTACGGGCCGTCATCGACCCGGCGGCCGGAGCGGTGCTCTCGTTCGGACTCGCCGGGGCCGCCTCCGAGCTGCTCGGGGACACCGCGCACCGGCTGATTCCGGTCACCGACCGGGACGCGGCGTCGCTGGTCCGGTCGATCCGGACGGCGCCGCTCCTGTTCGGCTGGCGCGGCTCCGCTCCGGTCGACACCGCCACCCTCGAAGAGCTGATGTTGCGGGTGTCCCGGCTGGTCGACGACCACCCGGAGGTCGTCGCGGTGTCGCTGGAGCCCGTGGTGGTCGCCCCGCACGGCCTGAGCGTGCTGGGCGCGACCGTACGGCTGGCACGCGCACCCCTCCGTGACGACCTCGGCCCCCGGACCCTTCCCGTCATCTGA
- a CDS encoding M23 family metallopeptidase, producing the protein MAFTCGTGKHRRPSRVQRTTTNAVGVAALATTGVIGTMAAPALAAESSVEQTGLTPVITIGDSLAEKIDAQAAAQQHAADEAAAKKAAEQAARKQAAEEAKKEREAKERAARAAERKRLNTFVVPITGSYISTGYKAGGSLWSSGSHTGVDFHAASGTSVHSVGSGTVVTAGWGGAYGNQVVIKMHDGTYTMYGHLSSIGVSVGQTVTPGQQIGLSGATGNTTGPHLHFEARTTAEYGSDIDPVAYLRSHGVNV; encoded by the coding sequence ATGGCGTTCACCTGTGGCACAGGGAAGCACCGTCGCCCGAGCCGCGTGCAGCGCACGACCACGAACGCCGTCGGCGTCGCGGCGCTCGCCACCACCGGTGTCATCGGAACCATGGCCGCCCCCGCGCTCGCCGCGGAGTCCTCCGTCGAGCAGACCGGGCTCACCCCCGTCATCACCATCGGCGACTCCCTCGCCGAGAAGATCGACGCCCAGGCCGCGGCCCAGCAGCACGCCGCCGACGAGGCCGCCGCGAAGAAGGCTGCCGAGCAGGCCGCCCGGAAGCAGGCCGCGGAGGAGGCGAAGAAGGAGCGCGAGGCCAAGGAGCGCGCCGCCCGTGCCGCCGAGCGCAAGCGCCTCAACACCTTCGTCGTGCCGATCACCGGCTCGTACATCTCCACCGGCTACAAGGCCGGCGGCAGCCTCTGGTCCTCCGGCAGCCACACCGGCGTCGACTTCCACGCCGCGTCCGGCACCTCGGTGCACTCCGTGGGTTCCGGCACGGTCGTCACGGCCGGCTGGGGCGGCGCCTACGGCAACCAGGTCGTCATCAAGATGCACGACGGCACGTACACGATGTACGGCCACCTGTCGTCCATCGGCGTCTCCGTGGGGCAGACGGTCACCCCGGGCCAGCAGATAGGCCTCTCCGGGGCCACCGGCAACACCACCGGGCCGCACCTCCACTTCGAGGCCCGTACGACCGCGGAGTACGGCTCGGACATCGACCCCGTCGCCTACCTTCGCTCGCACGGCGTGAACGTCTGA